From the genome of Turicibacter faecis, one region includes:
- a CDS encoding ASCH domain-containing protein: MTHEELWESYHSLNQEAGDDYQTWAFAVEADELANLVMRGQKTATSSLYVWYERGEERLPQVSDYNVILNGREEAVCIVETMKVSIVPFNEVTEEHAFKEGEEDRSLESWRSAHHEFFSKELLEIGLQFHEEMLVVCEEFQVVYKP, from the coding sequence ATGACGCATGAGGAATTATGGGAGAGTTATCACTCATTGAATCAGGAGGCGGGAGATGACTATCAGACATGGGCCTTTGCCGTGGAGGCGGATGAGTTAGCTAATTTAGTGATGAGAGGGCAAAAAACTGCGACGAGTTCTCTTTATGTTTGGTATGAAAGAGGGGAGGAGCGGTTACCGCAAGTTTCTGATTATAACGTTATTTTAAATGGCCGAGAGGAGGCTGTTTGTATCGTGGAGACGATGAAGGTAAGCATCGTTCCATTTAATGAAGTAACTGAGGAGCACGCCTTTAAAGAAGGAGAAGAGGATCGATCGCTAGAATCTTGGCGCAGCGCTCATCACGAATTTTTTTCTAAGGAACTTTTAGAAATAGGACTGCAATTTCACGAGGAAATGCTCGTCGTGTGTGAAGAGTTTCAGGTCGTTTATAAACCATAA
- a CDS encoding type I restriction endonuclease subunit R — protein sequence MSYQSEAELEKQLIAQLCDLGYEKVSIADEEQLVANFRKQLSLHNESKLGGVPLTDKEFERVMRHVEGKSVFQSAKILRDKFVLEREDGSEIYLEFFDCLHWCKNRFQVTAQTTVVGKYTNRYDVTVLINGLPVVQIELKRRGLDMKEAFNQIDRYRKHSYQGLYRYIQIFVISNGVDTKYFANTDKELMYSQTFFWTNVNNERISQLGDFAFTFLEKCQISKIIARYMVINETDQLLMVMRPYQIYAVEALVTRALETNNNGFIWHTTGSGKTLTSFKASQILANEPGIKKVFFLVDRKDLDSQTIKEFNKFEPDSVDTTDKTDKLVQQIKDINRPLIVTTIQKMANAVKSPRYEKIMDQYRNEKVIFIIDECHRSQFGDMHKAINKHFHQAQYFGFTGTPRFEENKSQDGRVTADLFEKCLHHYLIKDAINDQNVLGFSVEYINTIRGNYDEMDDTKVHAINTDEVFMNETRIEEIARHIIANHDAKTRNREYTAIFTVQSIPMLIKYYDAFKAMDHRLKIAGIFTFGANEDSEGRDEHSRDSLERMIADYNQLFHTNYSTDTFSNYFSDVSKRVKNAQIDILLVVNMFLTGFDAKTLNTLYVDKNLKYHDLLQAYSRTNRVQKTTKPYGNIVCYRNLKENTDDAIRLFSDTNNTDTVLMRSYSYYLDLFEAELNRLYELVKSPQEVDGLQTEEEKRQFILSFRELSKALVKLETFTEFEFNEETVGISEQTYQDFKSKYFLIYDEVKRAEGEKVSVLADLDFCIEIMHTDKINVSYIMNLIRQIDLTDTKQRDEDIKEIIAELDRADNEELRLKVDLLKSFLNKVIPTLSPEDSIDEAYYAFEEQSRQEEVKYFAEEVNLNEETIQEFVAEYQYAGILNHQEISDAVVDKLLAKKRKVKKVKEFIVDHTNKYN from the coding sequence ATGTCTTATCAAAGCGAAGCAGAATTAGAAAAACAATTGATTGCTCAATTGTGCGATTTGGGGTATGAAAAGGTCAGTATCGCGGACGAAGAGCAGTTAGTCGCAAATTTTAGAAAGCAGTTATCACTCCATAATGAGTCAAAATTGGGCGGTGTCCCTTTAACGGATAAAGAGTTTGAACGCGTCATGCGCCATGTAGAAGGGAAGAGTGTTTTCCAGAGTGCGAAAATTTTAAGGGATAAGTTTGTGCTTGAACGCGAGGATGGTTCTGAAATTTACTTAGAATTTTTTGATTGCTTGCATTGGTGTAAAAATCGATTTCAAGTGACGGCTCAAACGACGGTTGTTGGAAAATATACGAATCGTTACGATGTAACGGTATTAATTAACGGGTTACCCGTTGTTCAAATTGAGTTGAAACGACGCGGACTAGATATGAAGGAGGCGTTTAACCAAATTGATCGTTATCGCAAGCATTCCTATCAAGGTCTTTACCGCTATATCCAAATCTTTGTCATCAGTAATGGGGTTGACACGAAGTATTTTGCCAATACGGATAAGGAATTGATGTATAGTCAAACGTTCTTTTGGACGAATGTGAATAATGAGCGGATTAGTCAATTGGGCGATTTTGCGTTTACGTTCTTGGAAAAGTGTCAAATTTCGAAGATTATTGCGCGTTATATGGTGATTAATGAAACGGATCAATTATTAATGGTCATGCGGCCTTATCAAATTTATGCGGTAGAGGCGTTGGTGACACGTGCCCTTGAGACAAATAATAATGGTTTTATTTGGCATACGACAGGGAGTGGGAAGACGTTAACTTCATTTAAGGCCAGTCAGATTTTGGCGAATGAACCAGGGATTAAGAAAGTCTTCTTTTTAGTTGACCGTAAAGATTTAGATAGTCAAACGATTAAGGAGTTTAATAAATTTGAACCGGATTCTGTGGATACGACGGATAAAACGGATAAATTGGTTCAACAAATTAAAGATATTAACCGTCCGTTAATCGTGACGACGATTCAGAAAATGGCGAATGCGGTGAAGTCCCCGCGGTATGAAAAAATTATGGACCAGTATCGGAATGAGAAAGTGATTTTTATTATTGATGAGTGCCACCGTTCTCAGTTTGGAGATATGCATAAAGCCATTAATAAACATTTTCATCAGGCACAATATTTCGGGTTTACTGGAACGCCACGTTTTGAAGAGAATAAGAGTCAGGACGGGCGGGTAACAGCTGATCTTTTTGAAAAGTGTTTGCACCATTATTTAATTAAAGATGCGATTAATGATCAAAATGTCCTTGGTTTTTCGGTCGAGTATATTAATACGATTCGTGGAAATTACGATGAAATGGATGATACGAAGGTTCATGCGATTAATACGGATGAAGTTTTTATGAATGAGACGCGTATTGAAGAAATCGCGCGACACATTATCGCAAATCATGACGCTAAAACGCGTAATCGTGAATATACGGCGATTTTTACGGTGCAAAGTATTCCGATGTTAATTAAATATTATGATGCATTTAAAGCGATGGATCATCGTCTCAAAATTGCAGGGATCTTTACATTTGGAGCGAATGAAGACAGTGAAGGGCGTGATGAACATTCGCGCGATAGTTTAGAGCGGATGATTGCTGATTATAATCAACTTTTCCATACGAATTATTCGACCGACACGTTTTCAAATTATTTTTCCGATGTCTCGAAGCGGGTGAAAAATGCTCAAATTGATATTTTATTAGTCGTGAATATGTTCTTAACAGGGTTTGATGCGAAAACGTTAAATACGCTTTATGTTGATAAAAATTTAAAATATCACGATTTATTGCAAGCTTATTCCCGAACGAATCGCGTGCAAAAAACGACGAAGCCTTATGGAAATATTGTCTGCTATCGTAATTTAAAAGAAAATACGGATGATGCAATCCGCCTGTTCTCGGATACGAATAATACAGATACGGTGTTAATGCGAAGTTACAGTTATTATTTAGATTTGTTTGAGGCAGAGTTAAATCGCTTGTATGAGCTTGTTAAATCGCCACAAGAGGTGGATGGGCTTCAAACCGAGGAAGAAAAACGGCAATTTATTTTAAGTTTCCGTGAACTTTCCAAGGCTTTAGTGAAACTTGAGACCTTTACGGAGTTTGAGTTTAATGAAGAGACGGTGGGGATTTCCGAGCAGACGTACCAAGATTTTAAAAGTAAGTATTTCTTAATTTATGATGAGGTGAAACGCGCCGAAGGAGAAAAGGTGTCTGTTTTAGCCGATCTTGATTTTTGTATTGAAATCATGCATACCGATAAAATTAATGTCAGCTATATCATGAACTTGATTCGTCAAATTGATTTAACAGATACAAAACAGCGTGACGAAGATATTAAAGAGATTATAGCAGAACTTGATCGAGCGGATAATGAGGAGTTACGTCTAAAAGTAGATTTATTAAAATCTTTCTTAAATAAAGTGATTCCAACGTTGTCGCCAGAAGATTCGATTGACGAAGCTTACTATGCGTTTGAAGAACAATCCCGACAAGAAGAAGTTAAATATTTTGCTGAGGAAGTGAACCTGAATGAGGAAACCATTCAAGAATTTGTGGCTGAGTATCAGTATGCGGGTATTTTGAATCATCAAGAAATTTCGGACGCTGTCGTCGATAAATTGTTAGCTAAAAAACGTAAGGTCAAAAAAGTGAAAGAATTTATTGTGGATCATACGAATAAATATAATTAA
- a CDS encoding Rpn family recombination-promoting nuclease/putative transposase, whose amino-acid sequence MPYQRKRTLQELNLSDDFLFSKVFSDAEVCRQVLEKILKVKIKKIKFVESQKSIDLVMESKAIRLDIYVQDEEETIYNVEMQRGKHKNLAKRSRYYQGSVDLDFIQKGSDYLELCKSFVIFICTFDPFGKGRHIYSFENYCIEDQSLKLNDETTKIFLNTRGVMDDVDEEMKELLSYVENSTDTYVAQTKSELVHQLHDRVNRIKQDKRLEVEYMTLYEIFKEEFEDGKIEGKREEKVEIAKNLLDVLDDETIALKTGLTIEEVQRLRNENK is encoded by the coding sequence ATGCCCTATCAACGAAAAAGAACGTTACAAGAATTAAATTTATCGGATGACTTTTTGTTTTCTAAGGTCTTTTCCGATGCTGAAGTTTGCCGGCAAGTGCTAGAAAAGATTTTGAAGGTTAAAATTAAAAAAATTAAATTTGTGGAAAGCCAAAAGTCCATTGATTTAGTAATGGAGAGTAAAGCGATTCGGTTAGACATTTATGTTCAAGATGAAGAGGAAACCATTTATAATGTAGAGATGCAAAGAGGAAAACATAAAAACCTAGCGAAGAGGAGTCGATATTATCAAGGAAGCGTCGATTTGGACTTTATTCAAAAGGGCAGTGATTATTTAGAACTTTGTAAAAGTTTTGTCATCTTTATTTGCACGTTTGATCCTTTTGGCAAAGGGAGACATATTTACAGTTTTGAAAACTATTGTATAGAAGATCAATCGCTAAAATTAAATGATGAGACAACAAAAATCTTTTTAAATACACGTGGGGTTATGGATGACGTGGACGAGGAGATGAAGGAATTATTAAGCTATGTTGAGAATTCAACAGATACATATGTTGCTCAAACAAAGTCCGAACTCGTGCATCAGTTACATGATAGGGTCAATCGGATTAAGCAAGATAAAAGGTTGGAGGTGGAATATATGACATTATACGAAATTTTTAAAGAAGAATTTGAGGATGGAAAAATAGAGGGGAAAAGAGAGGAAAAAGTAGAAATCGCCAAGAATTTATTAGATGTTTTAGATGATGAAACAATTGCGTTAAAAACAGGACTGACGATTGAAGAAGTCCAACGATTACGAAACGAAAATAAGTAA
- a CDS encoding HIRAN domain-containing protein: MQLSNENQAVDGGELMKEIIVRLARMIRLLHAKGRRVASIKPFGRDIFLLEIQVAGTHYIENMNDIEPSLHVGSRLDFFREPTNPHDSYAIVIQSPAGDKIGYISRRDNLVFARLMDGGKFLFGELKSKEWKGRWLKIKVDVYLRD, encoded by the coding sequence TTGCAGTTATCAAATGAGAATCAAGCAGTTGATGGGGGAGAGCTCATGAAGGAAATAATCGTTAGACTCGCTAGAATGATTAGGTTACTACACGCCAAAGGACGTAGGGTGGCGTCGATAAAGCCATTTGGACGGGATATTTTTTTACTTGAGATTCAGGTGGCGGGGACGCACTATATTGAGAATATGAATGATATTGAACCATCCCTACACGTGGGGAGTCGGTTGGATTTTTTTCGTGAACCAACTAATCCGCATGATAGTTATGCCATTGTTATTCAATCGCCCGCAGGCGATAAGATTGGCTATATCTCTAGGCGAGATAATTTAGTATTCGCTCGTTTAATGGACGGAGGAAAATTTCTTTTTGGAGAATTAAAATCGAAGGAATGGAAAGGCCGCTGGCTAAAAATTAAAGTAGACGTCTATTTGCGGGACTAA
- a CDS encoding type I restriction-modification system subunit M, translated as MTVSEIQKQQQADLHARLWSIANTLRGTMEAYDFKNYILGLIFYRYLSENVEQRVAKLLEEDEISYEEAWQDEEYREALSEELISDIGYFIEPKYLFSSLLRLIEERTFDIEVLQGAINNITESTIGHESQQDFDHLFDDMDLTSSKLGRDVKSRSALIAKVIADIADIPFAYENSEIDVLGDAYEYLIGQFAANAGKKAGEFYTPQQVSKILAKIVTAGKKDLKNVYDPTCGSGSLLLRVGREANVRKFYGQELTATTYNLARMNMLLHGVNYMNFDIRNDDTIEHPHHLDERFEAIVANPPYSAKWSGDAKFLDDERFSAYGKLAPKSKADFTFIQHMIYQLDDKGTMAVVLPHGVLFRGAAEGVIRKYLIEERNVLDAVIGLPANIFYGTSIPTVILVFKKCREHNEDILFIDASNEFDKGKNQNVLTEEHVNKIVETYLNREMIDKYSYVATLDEVKENDYNLNIPRYVDTFEEEEPVDLQAVSQRIAEIDREIAQVDEELSSYLKELGL; from the coding sequence ATGACAGTGAGTGAAATTCAAAAACAACAGCAGGCGGATTTACATGCGCGTTTATGGTCGATTGCTAATACGTTACGCGGAACGATGGAGGCATATGATTTTAAAAACTATATCTTAGGTTTAATTTTTTACCGTTATTTATCGGAAAATGTAGAGCAACGGGTGGCGAAGTTATTAGAAGAAGACGAAATTAGTTATGAAGAGGCGTGGCAAGATGAGGAGTATCGTGAGGCGCTATCGGAGGAGTTAATTAGTGATATCGGATATTTCATTGAACCGAAGTACTTATTTTCATCGTTACTTCGGTTAATTGAAGAGCGTACGTTTGATATTGAAGTGTTGCAAGGGGCGATTAATAATATTACGGAATCAACGATTGGGCATGAAAGTCAACAAGATTTTGACCATTTATTTGATGATATGGATTTAACGTCTTCAAAACTCGGGCGTGATGTAAAAAGTCGTTCGGCGTTAATCGCAAAGGTGATAGCGGATATTGCTGATATCCCATTTGCTTATGAAAATTCCGAAATTGATGTGTTAGGGGATGCGTATGAGTATTTAATCGGTCAGTTTGCGGCGAATGCCGGGAAAAAAGCGGGAGAGTTCTATACGCCACAACAAGTGTCTAAAATTTTAGCTAAAATCGTGACGGCTGGTAAAAAAGACTTAAAGAATGTGTATGACCCCACGTGTGGTTCAGGCTCTTTATTATTACGTGTTGGGCGTGAAGCGAATGTTCGTAAGTTTTATGGTCAGGAGTTAACGGCAACGACGTATAACTTAGCGCGTATGAACATGTTATTACACGGCGTGAACTACATGAATTTTGATATTCGTAACGATGATACCATTGAGCACCCGCACCATTTAGACGAACGTTTTGAGGCGATCGTGGCCAATCCGCCTTATTCGGCGAAGTGGAGTGGGGATGCGAAGTTTTTAGATGATGAACGTTTTAGTGCGTATGGAAAACTAGCCCCTAAATCAAAAGCGGACTTTACGTTTATTCAACATATGATTTATCAGTTAGACGATAAAGGAACGATGGCGGTTGTGCTCCCTCATGGTGTCTTATTCCGAGGGGCAGCTGAAGGGGTCATTCGTAAATATTTAATTGAGGAGCGTAACGTCCTCGATGCCGTCATTGGATTACCGGCGAACATTTTCTATGGAACCAGTATTCCAACGGTCATCTTAGTGTTCAAAAAATGCCGTGAACATAATGAAGATATTTTATTTATTGATGCGTCCAATGAGTTTGATAAAGGCAAAAATCAAAATGTTTTAACAGAAGAACACGTGAACAAAATCGTCGAAACGTATTTAAATCGTGAAATGATTGATAAATATTCTTATGTGGCAACACTCGATGAAGTCAAAGAAAATGACTACAACTTAAATATCCCTCGTTATGTCGATACATTTGAAGAGGAAGAGCCCGTCGATTTACAGGCCGTCAGCCAACGCATTGCAGAAATTGACCGAGAAATCGCCCAAGTCGACGAAGAACTATCATCTTACTTAAAAGAACTAGGTCTATAA
- a CDS encoding PRK06851 family protein — translation MTATIKSYFVCANSSRGFYNFFESNLQGVDHLYILKGGPGTGKSTLMKRIGADFYDLGYDVEFIYCSSDPHSLDGVLIPQLKVGIVDGTAPHVIEPTAPGAVEQYVNLGIAWDRAKLVPYKEAILDLKHQISTCYDLLYYKYAEALKIHDQWEKIYIDEMDFDLAPRFRAILCDALLDYKKEDHLPVVKHRFFGASTPNGSTDYIEDLTRGFKRYFIKGRPGTGKSTLLKELAKKSESLGYDTEIYHCSFDPESLDMVLIPKLNVCFFDSTAPHEYFPSVETDEIIDTYEALITPGTDEANAEALKQIEADYKATVKLGTVALGQAKALHDQLEEIYIQAMNFDIIEGIYVQLKEEIMDFIQ, via the coding sequence ATGACTGCAACTATTAAAAGCTATTTTGTCTGCGCAAATAGCTCACGCGGATTTTATAATTTCTTTGAATCAAACCTTCAAGGCGTTGATCACTTATACATTTTAAAAGGGGGACCAGGAACAGGAAAATCGACATTAATGAAACGAATCGGTGCTGACTTTTATGACTTAGGCTATGACGTTGAATTTATTTATTGCTCGTCTGATCCTCATTCACTTGATGGAGTCCTTATTCCCCAATTAAAAGTCGGAATCGTTGACGGTACTGCTCCCCATGTTATCGAACCAACGGCACCTGGAGCCGTTGAACAATACGTTAATTTAGGAATCGCCTGGGATCGTGCAAAACTTGTCCCTTACAAAGAGGCAATCCTTGATTTAAAACACCAAATTAGTACTTGCTATGACTTACTTTATTATAAATACGCCGAAGCCCTCAAAATTCATGATCAATGGGAAAAAATCTATATTGATGAAATGGACTTTGACCTTGCCCCACGATTTAGAGCGATCCTTTGCGACGCCCTACTCGACTATAAAAAAGAAGACCATCTCCCTGTCGTTAAACACCGCTTCTTCGGTGCCTCTACCCCTAACGGATCCACTGATTACATCGAAGATCTAACTCGCGGATTTAAACGATACTTCATTAAAGGTCGACCAGGAACAGGAAAATCAACCCTCTTAAAAGAACTCGCTAAAAAAAGTGAATCCCTCGGATACGATACCGAAATTTATCACTGCTCTTTCGACCCTGAATCACTCGACATGGTCCTCATCCCTAAACTAAATGTCTGCTTCTTTGACTCAACAGCTCCACACGAATATTTCCCTAGTGTTGAGACCGACGAAATTATTGATACTTATGAGGCACTCATTACACCAGGAACCGATGAAGCCAATGCCGAAGCACTTAAACAAATTGAAGCAGACTACAAAGCCACTGTTAAATTAGGAACCGTCGCTTTAGGACAAGCTAAAGCCCTTCACGATCAATTAGAAGAAATTTATATTCAGGCCATGAATTTCGACATTATTGAGGGAATCTACGTCCAACTCAAAGAAGAAATCATGGACTTCATTCAATAA
- a CDS encoding DUF368 domain-containing protein codes for MFIINLIRGFFMALADSVPGVSGGTIAFILGFYDEFIGSLNTLVSKSSREDKGQALQFLLKIGIGWALGMILSVLFLSSIFEEHIYSISSVFIGFILFSIPLIIKAEKETIKNKYLNIVWTVTGILIVVAITVFNPVSGGGGMEISLSHLNIGLILYVFIAGMIAISAMVLPGISGSTLLLIFGLYTTIISSIKEVLTFNFSALPILIVFGLGVIAGILSTIKLIRHFLETARSQMIYLILGLMIGSIYAVVMGPTTLETAQAPMSFSTFNLVWFIIGGAVIIGLEQFSKLMEKKQK; via the coding sequence ATGTTTATAATCAATTTAATTCGCGGTTTTTTTATGGCGCTTGCCGATAGTGTGCCTGGTGTTTCAGGAGGGACGATCGCTTTTATTTTAGGATTTTATGATGAGTTTATCGGTTCTTTAAACACGCTTGTTTCAAAGAGTAGCAGAGAAGATAAAGGACAGGCTCTTCAATTTTTATTAAAAATTGGAATCGGATGGGCGCTTGGAATGATTCTTTCGGTTCTCTTCTTAAGTTCGATTTTTGAAGAACATATTTATAGTATTAGTTCGGTGTTCATTGGGTTTATTTTATTTTCCATCCCATTAATTATCAAGGCGGAAAAAGAAACGATTAAAAATAAATATTTAAATATCGTTTGGACGGTCACAGGAATCTTGATTGTCGTGGCGATTACTGTGTTTAATCCGGTATCAGGCGGAGGTGGAATGGAGATTTCTCTTAGCCATTTAAATATTGGATTAATCCTTTATGTTTTTATTGCAGGAATGATTGCGATTTCAGCGATGGTCTTACCAGGGATTTCAGGATCAACGCTGTTATTAATTTTTGGGTTGTATACGACGATTATTAGTTCGATTAAAGAAGTGTTAACGTTTAATTTCTCAGCACTTCCAATTTTAATCGTGTTTGGATTAGGGGTCATTGCCGGAATTTTATCAACGATTAAATTGATTCGTCACTTTTTAGAGACAGCACGGTCACAAATGATTTATTTAATTTTAGGTCTCATGATTGGATCGATTTATGCTGTTGTGATGGGGCCGACAACGCTTGAAACAGCTCAAGCACCGATGTCTTTTTCAACGTTTAACCTTGTGTGGTTTATTATCGGTGGAGCAGTCATCATTGGTTTGGAACAATTCAGTAAGTTGATGGAGAAAAAACAGAAATAA
- a CDS encoding M48 family metallopeptidase yields the protein MKLTICNETFHVEVQYAKRKKIKLEATPEGHLTLKVPRHTSEEDIVAFLESKSEFLMNLRQKQKNKKVISNQKSYADEELFLYLGRALPLSHLLEEIPEEKEQIQQALQRFYTQKTKQYIKKRIPHFQTLIGVKAKSVTVLDSPRTWGTCNSKRELTFNYKLTMAPEMVIDYVIIHELCHIYHMNHDRSFWRKVGMYDPNYKQHQAYLETFGGVMTI from the coding sequence ATGAAGCTAACGATTTGTAATGAAACATTTCACGTGGAGGTTCAATACGCGAAACGAAAAAAAATAAAGTTGGAGGCGACCCCTGAGGGGCACCTCACGCTTAAAGTTCCGCGGCACACGAGTGAGGAAGACATCGTGGCCTTTCTTGAATCCAAAAGCGAATTTTTAATGAACTTACGTCAAAAACAAAAAAATAAAAAAGTGATTTCCAACCAGAAATCTTATGCCGATGAAGAGCTCTTTCTTTACCTCGGTCGGGCTTTGCCCTTATCCCACCTCCTTGAGGAAATTCCCGAGGAAAAAGAGCAAATTCAACAAGCACTGCAACGATTTTACACTCAAAAGACAAAACAATACATCAAAAAACGAATTCCCCATTTTCAAACCCTCATTGGCGTCAAAGCAAAATCTGTGACCGTGCTCGACTCCCCTCGAACATGGGGAACGTGTAATTCTAAGCGGGAATTAACGTTCAACTACAAACTCACCATGGCACCCGAGATGGTGATTGATTACGTCATTATTCACGAGCTTTGTCACATCTATCATATGAATCATGACCGCTCTTTTTGGCGAAAAGTGGGGATGTATGACCCTAACTACAAACAACACCAAGCCTATCTTGAAACATTTGGCGGTGTCATGACTATTTAA
- a CDS encoding prenyltransferase, protein MFNKAYIKKFIQDSWIALRPLSLTLAIGSTTLGILAAYQMGAIHFNAPFDLLLIFLITVAGLLAQSGANLVNDYFEGSFRYYRPGGRQIKFLGVVRTYFDVYVFLWAMACFAIAGLIGLFLIYITNLHMLVIGLTGLFIAYAYTGEPFVLKRKGLGVIISFIAMGPLMVLGASFPFTKELSWYPILLALPASLFIPALMISNEMRDFTRDQRLSIGTLSVRIGSKNSTYLYRTLVFGAYVLTTIYVITGLYHPVALIVFLTLKDALTANQSVTNFEKLGIPYTNRLHWKFTLLLIISLLF, encoded by the coding sequence ATGTTCAATAAAGCTTATATCAAGAAATTTATTCAAGACTCATGGATCGCACTCCGGCCACTTTCTTTAACACTGGCCATCGGTTCCACCACGCTAGGAATCCTAGCCGCTTATCAAATGGGGGCCATTCACTTTAACGCTCCTTTCGACCTTCTTCTTATCTTTCTCATTACGGTTGCTGGATTACTGGCCCAGTCGGGTGCCAACTTAGTCAATGATTACTTCGAAGGGTCGTTTCGTTACTATCGTCCGGGGGGGCGCCAAATCAAATTTTTAGGGGTGGTCCGCACGTATTTTGATGTTTACGTCTTTTTATGGGCCATGGCTTGCTTCGCCATCGCCGGGCTCATTGGTCTTTTTTTAATTTACATCACCAATCTTCACATGCTAGTCATCGGACTGACAGGGCTTTTCATCGCCTATGCCTACACAGGAGAACCCTTTGTCCTCAAACGCAAAGGACTTGGAGTCATCATCTCCTTTATCGCCATGGGACCATTAATGGTATTAGGCGCAAGCTTTCCCTTTACAAAGGAATTATCTTGGTATCCCATCCTTCTGGCATTGCCTGCCTCGCTTTTCATTCCAGCTCTCATGATTAGTAATGAAATGCGTGATTTCACACGCGATCAACGGTTAAGTATCGGAACATTAAGTGTGCGCATCGGGAGTAAAAACAGCACCTACCTCTATCGAACACTAGTATTTGGGGCCTATGTTTTAACCACTATCTATGTAATCACAGGACTTTACCATCCCGTCGCCCTCATCGTCTTCTTAACCCTAAAAGATGCCCTTACCGCCAACCAGTCCGTCACAAACTTTGAAAAACTCGGAATTCCTTATACCAACCGTCTGCACTGGAAATTCACGCTTTTACTGATTATTTCCCTACTGTTTTAA
- a CDS encoding restriction endonuclease subunit S encodes MKKVPNLRFKEFSGEWESNKIEKICDIITDYVAAGSFENIRNSVTYYNSENFAQLVRTIDLKSNFNNKDFIFVDEKAYNFLYRVNLNEDSIILPNIGANIGESYYVEPEKLPSENNVLGPNAILLRSEINNTKYIYYLFNTKAFHKQLVQIIGASGQPKFNKTELKQMKFYVPTIEEQEKIASFFSLIDKKIELQTEKVEELKNYKKGLMQKIFSQELRFKDENGKKYPEWEEKKLENIVEFFKGNGLSKSDLSDNEDIPCVLYGELFTQYDEVINVVKSRCLKDQGFKSEKYDVLMPTSDVTPEGLATASCILVDDVCLGGDINVLRPKKYINGIFLSYQINHFKSLIIRKVSGTTIKHIYVKDIKDIKYNIPCEKEQIKITDLLIQIDNKIKFESLKVESYNKLKKGLLQQMFI; translated from the coding sequence ATGAAAAAAGTACCAAATCTTAGATTTAAAGAGTTTAGTGGAGAGTGGGAAAGTAATAAAATAGAAAAGATATGTGATATAATTACTGATTACGTTGCAGCAGGAAGTTTTGAAAATATTAGAAATAGTGTAACTTATTACAATAGTGAAAATTTCGCTCAATTAGTAAGAACTATTGATTTAAAGAGTAATTTTAATAATAAGGATTTTATCTTTGTTGATGAAAAAGCATATAATTTTTTGTATAGAGTAAATCTGAATGAAGATTCAATTATATTACCTAATATAGGTGCGAATATAGGAGAATCTTATTATGTAGAACCCGAGAAATTACCAAGTGAAAATAATGTTTTGGGACCAAACGCAATTTTATTAAGAAGTGAAATAAATAATACAAAATATATATATTATTTATTTAATACGAAAGCATTCCATAAACAATTGGTACAAATAATCGGAGCAAGTGGTCAACCTAAATTTAATAAAACAGAATTAAAACAAATGAAATTTTATGTCCCTACTATAGAGGAACAAGAAAAAATAGCCTCTTTCTTTTCTTTAATTGATAAAAAGATAGAACTTCAAACCGAAAAGGTGGAAGAATTAAAGAATTATAAAAAAGGGCTCATGCAAAAAATCTTCTCACAAGAACTAAGGTTTAAAGATGAGAATGGAAAGAAATACCCTGAGTGGGAAGAAAAAAAGTTAGAAAACATAGTTGAGTTTTTTAAAGGGAATGGGTTAAGTAAATCAGACTTATCTGATAATGAGGATATTCCATGTGTACTATATGGTGAATTATTTACACAGTATGATGAGGTTATAAATGTTGTAAAAAGTAGATGTTTAAAAGATCAAGGGTTTAAGTCTGAAAAATATGATGTATTAATGCCTACGTCAGATGTAACACCAGAAGGATTAGCTACAGCAAGTTGTATTCTAGTTGACGATGTTTGTTTAGGGGGGGACATAAATGTTCTTAGACCGAAGAAATATATAAATGGTATATTTTTAAGTTATCAAATTAATCATTTTAAATCTTTAATTATAAGAAAGGTTTCAGGAACAACTATTAAGCATATTTATGTAAAGGACATAAAAGATATAAAGTATAATATTCCGTGTGAAAAAGAGCAAATTAAAATAACAGATTTATTAATCCAAATTGATAATAAGATTAAATTTGAATCTTTAAAGGTGGAATCTTATAATAAACTAAAAAAAGGGTTGTTACAACAAATGTTTATTTAA